A genomic stretch from Candidatus Schekmanbacteria bacterium includes:
- a CDS encoding aldo/keto reductase yields the protein MEKRKLGSQGLMVSGQGLGCMGMTDFYGIRDDEESIATIQLALELGINLIDTADMYGPFTNEELVGKAIRGRRAEVILATKFGIVRSSDPKFRAINGRPEYVRSSCDGSLKRLGVDYIDLYYQHRIDPNVPVEETVGAMSELVKAGKVRYIGLSEASPETIRRAHAVHPITALQSEYSLWSREVEAEILITVRELGIGFIAYSPLGRGFLTGAIKSPEDFEPGDFRRSLPRFQGENFKKNLELVDKIKEISKSKGITPAQLALAWVHGQGEDIFSIPGTKRRKYLKENISAFDVTLSKSELDYISKIIPLEAVRGTRYSEKIMKMLDS from the coding sequence ATGGAAAAACGAAAACTTGGAAGTCAGGGGCTCATGGTTTCAGGACAGGGTTTGGGTTGCATGGGGATGACAGATTTCTATGGAATTCGCGATGATGAGGAATCCATAGCGACAATTCAACTTGCGCTTGAGCTTGGTATTAATTTAATTGATACGGCAGACATGTATGGCCCTTTTACAAATGAGGAGTTAGTCGGCAAGGCTATTCGCGGCAGACGCGCTGAAGTCATACTTGCAACCAAGTTTGGCATAGTGCGTAGCAGTGATCCGAAGTTCCGTGCAATAAACGGCAGACCTGAATATGTTCGCTCATCGTGCGACGGTTCCTTGAAGCGGTTGGGAGTGGATTATATCGACCTCTATTATCAGCATCGCATAGACCCCAACGTTCCTGTCGAGGAAACTGTAGGAGCAATGTCTGAATTGGTAAAGGCAGGGAAGGTCCGCTATATTGGATTATCTGAAGCTTCTCCGGAAACTATCAGACGAGCCCATGCAGTTCATCCTATAACAGCGTTGCAATCTGAATATTCTCTCTGGAGCAGAGAAGTAGAGGCAGAGATATTGATAACCGTCAGGGAACTTGGGATAGGGTTTATTGCATACAGCCCTCTCGGGCGTGGTTTCCTCACTGGAGCAATTAAAAGCCCTGAAGATTTTGAGCCGGGCGACTTCCGCAGGAGTTTACCGAGATTTCAGGGAGAGAACTTCAAAAAAAATCTTGAACTCGTGGATAAAATAAAAGAGATTTCCAAATCAAAAGGAATTACGCCTGCACAGTTAGCCCTTGCCTGGGTGCATGGACAGGGAGAAGACATATTCTCCATACCCGGCACAAAGAGACGCAAATACCTTAAGGAGAATATATCCGCATTTGATGTGACGCTTTCAAAATCTGAACTTGATTATATCTCTAAAATAATTCCGCTGGAAGCGGTGCGAGGAACGAGATATTCCGAAAAGATAATGAAGATGCTGGATTCCTGA